The following proteins come from a genomic window of Montipora foliosa isolate CH-2021 chromosome 2, ASM3666993v2, whole genome shotgun sequence:
- the LOC137986584 gene encoding uncharacterized protein, whose product MRRALSERPVKGTSASVCVVDETKKTLDVNKIEGFSKLHNIQFEEKGIRVWRSYGVGRGKEILFEGLVSLSQENTGLVVSEECFDCRETRVYKCKDTTTESSVSSDSEIDMFECSEPGCIKSFRTFSELESHLDIGDHCVKEERQSETLYDKLRRDWVDMFTTSVNITKDATCTPGSQQNVRKEWLTKTQVQGFFPALHRLEEGSKIPQKSIVILKTYCERKKKLIDSTS is encoded by the coding sequence ATGAGAAGGGCGCTTTCAGAGAGACCAGTAAAAGGTACATCCGCAAGTGTTTGCGTAGTTGACGAGACCAAGAAGACCTTAGACGTAAACAAGATAGAAGGATTCAGCAAGCTACACAACATCCAGTTTGAAGAAAAGGGCATTCGTGTCTGGAGGTCTTACGGAGTGGGCCGCGGTAAGGAGATTCTTTTTGAAGGACTTGTTTCACTGAGCCAAGAGAACACTGGCCTCGTTGTAAGTGAAGAGTGCTTCGACTGTAGAGAAACACGTGTATATAAATGCAAAGACACCACTACCGAAAGCTCAGTTTCGTCCGATTCGGAAATAGATATGTTTGAATGCTCGGAGCCCGGATGTATTAAGAGTTTCCGTACTTTTTCAGAGCTCGAGTCACATTTGGACATCGGAGACCATTGTGTGAAAGAGGAGAGGCAGTCTGAAACTCTTTATGACAAGCTTCGTAGAGATTGGGTAGACATGTTCACTACGTCAGTGAACATAACTAAAGATGCGACATGTACACCTGGTTCACAGCAGAATGTGAGAAAAGAATGGCTGACAAAAACCCAAGTGCAGGGTTTTTTTCCCGCCTTGCATCGATTAGAAGAAGGCAGCAAGATCCCACAGAAGTCGATCGTAATTCTAAAGACTTATTGCGAGAGGAAGAAGAAGCTGATAGACAGTACCTCATAG